One part of the Cyclobacteriaceae bacterium genome encodes these proteins:
- a CDS encoding sigma-54-dependent Fis family transcriptional regulator translates to MGKILVVDDMAAIRTSLREILEEEKHEVEEAKDGEEALKKLQHDHFDVAFCDIKMPKLDGIELLERVKKEGIPTPFIMISAHGTKETALESIKRGAYFFIQKPFESIETILIHLRNVLERNSLKEENRTLKKKIGKGSEMVGESPAILQVKEMIDKVAPTDARVLITGPNGSGKELVARQLHEKSKRSESILVEVNCAAIPSELIESELFGHEKGSFTSAVKQRIGKFEQAESGTLFLDEIGDMSLSAQAKVLRALQENKITRVGGEKEITVNVRVIAATNKDLKKEIAEGRFREDLYHRLSVIVIKVPSLSDRTEDIPALANKFLTDIAEEQGNKVKRIDQKALNMLQAHGWTGNIRELRNVIERLIIMSADTITEEDVKKYL, encoded by the coding sequence ATGGGGAAAATACTGGTAGTGGATGACATGGCGGCCATCCGGACTTCGTTACGCGAAATTTTAGAAGAGGAAAAGCACGAAGTTGAAGAAGCGAAAGATGGTGAAGAAGCCTTGAAAAAATTGCAACACGATCATTTTGATGTTGCCTTCTGCGACATAAAAATGCCGAAGCTGGATGGCATAGAACTACTTGAGCGGGTAAAAAAAGAAGGCATCCCAACACCCTTCATTATGATCTCCGCACACGGCACTAAAGAAACTGCTTTGGAAAGCATCAAGCGTGGGGCTTACTTCTTTATCCAAAAGCCCTTTGAAAGCATTGAAACCATTCTCATTCACCTGCGCAACGTACTGGAACGAAATTCACTCAAAGAAGAAAACCGTACCTTGAAGAAAAAAATCGGGAAAGGCTCTGAAATGGTTGGTGAGTCGCCTGCTATCCTTCAGGTTAAAGAAATGATCGACAAGGTAGCGCCCACCGATGCGCGCGTGTTGATTACCGGACCCAATGGAAGCGGTAAAGAACTGGTGGCACGGCAACTTCATGAAAAAAGCAAACGGAGCGAAAGCATTCTGGTGGAAGTAAACTGTGCGGCTATCCCTTCCGAACTCATTGAAAGTGAGTTGTTCGGGCATGAGAAAGGATCATTTACATCGGCCGTTAAACAACGCATCGGCAAATTTGAACAGGCTGAAAGCGGCACGCTTTTCCTGGACGAAATAGGTGATATGAGTCTATCAGCCCAGGCGAAAGTGCTGCGGGCTTTGCAGGAAAATAAGATAACCCGCGTGGGTGGCGAAAAAGAGATAACCGTTAATGTGCGGGTGATTGCGGCAACCAATAAAGACCTGAAAAAAGAAATCGCTGAGGGACGATTCCGGGAGGACTTGTATCATCGATTGAGTGTTATAGTTATAAAAGTACCCTCGCTAAGCGACCGAACAGAAGACATACCCGCATTGGCCAATAAATTCCTGACCGACATAGCCGAGGAACAAGGAAACAAGGTTAAAAGAATTGACCAGAAAGCATTAAACATGCTACAGGCACACGGATGGACCGGAAATATCAGGGAATTAAGGAACGTAATTGAGCGGCTTATCATCATGTCAGCCGATACAATTACTGAGGAGGATGTAAAGAAATACCTCTAA
- a CDS encoding DUF2279 domain-containing protein, with product MMVVKTVWLLVLFASLNVCAQPSDTLSTTDKKKLRSLVIISGTGYTATLIGLNELWYKDSPRQSFSFFNDNNQWKQLDKAGHFFSAFHLSAGTSKSLQGCGVNKIKSDLWGSVTGFLILLPIEIFDGFSADYGASTGDLFANAAGASFFLGQNKLWNEVRIHPKYSFQRTSYPALRPDNILGNSLVTEIFKDYNGQTYWLSIDIDKFMKFPKWLNLAVGYGAEGMVYATNHENTAAGYHATRQFYLGLDFDVSHLKSRSKVVNTILFMVNMVKLPAPALRFSGSSITFRPLGLQ from the coding sequence ATGATGGTGGTTAAGACTGTATGGTTGTTAGTTTTGTTCGCTTCACTAAATGTTTGTGCACAACCATCGGATACGCTTTCAACAACTGATAAAAAGAAACTCAGGTCGCTTGTAATCATCTCCGGCACTGGGTACACCGCAACCCTTATCGGGTTAAACGAATTGTGGTACAAGGATTCCCCACGTCAATCATTTTCATTCTTCAACGACAACAATCAATGGAAACAACTGGATAAGGCCGGTCATTTTTTTTCGGCCTTCCACTTAAGTGCCGGTACATCGAAAAGCCTGCAAGGGTGCGGTGTCAATAAAATTAAATCCGACTTATGGGGATCGGTTACTGGCTTTCTCATTCTTTTACCCATTGAGATATTCGATGGCTTCTCTGCCGATTATGGTGCCTCAACAGGCGATCTGTTTGCCAACGCGGCCGGGGCAAGCTTCTTCTTAGGCCAGAATAAACTATGGAATGAGGTGCGCATTCACCCCAAGTATTCATTTCAACGAACAAGCTATCCGGCACTAAGGCCCGACAACATATTAGGCAATAGCCTGGTTACCGAAATTTTCAAAGATTACAACGGGCAAACCTATTGGCTATCCATCGACATAGATAAGTTTATGAAGTTTCCGAAATGGCTTAACCTGGCGGTAGGTTATGGGGCAGAGGGTATGGTGTATGCAACAAACCACGAAAATACGGCAGCGGGATACCATGCTACACGCCAGTTCTACCTGGGGCTCGATTTTGACGTATCACACCTTAAATCACGTTCAAAAGTAGTTAACACAATTTTATTTATGGTTAATATGGTTAAGCTACCGGCCCCCGCACTTAGATTCTCCGGCTCTTCGATAACTTTTCGCCCCTTAGGCCTTCAATAA
- a CDS encoding translocation/assembly module TamB domain-containing protein produces the protein MNLQVIKIRVLFWLKSIMLYSLYGILLLTITGFFIIQIPAVQSRITKRYLKSFSESTGFSTTIKRMELHWFDRLYLEEVSIVDPENNTMIGVKKLLINYRFSDLLKGGNISLDAVMVEGADVNLIKITDSDSTRDLNINIFVDRINKMSGSSGGGGSTLINIGEALLRNSHFTYNTDSDSLSSGFDPNHFSVNIPDMELQRFLIQGDTIQFNLRSLTAKEDRLDFSIHQFSTFFRISQQSLEFIGLKANVGQSILSDTIIFRYGSQQDLGDFVSKVNIHANFSNTIIHPNDLGFFAPLPSELVAPISVNGAFNGRINRFRLTNMHVQVGETNLQGALEMDGLPDINETFILLNLRESQLNFNDLAFLFSDKLTARLKPLGVLNFRGQFLGYPTDFVANGNFVSSIGSIASDINLKINEESIDQTRYAGKLSLTNFNLGQYLGDTLNFQKVTVNGKISGKGLTQETADFTLDGTIQSFGIRNYNYTNITTKARFASQFFNGQLKINDPNLEFNAEGSVDLRNNRNEIKITGALDTAYLHNLNLSPKELFLRADLNIDLKGLAIDSLLGKLKLENFFIRYDSQSLKLPDISFQADKLKNTRKLKLESTLIDAEVTGDFFLTAMITDMGNLVKEFRLNVENKPEATLAYYKQKKKSPGRYAADFEFKIKNIAPIMDLLDIDLSISKNTFIDGRYASGSTSSIQAFTLIDSIRYGQNNFYKTEFEINASKVADSTKALAMVFLHSPTQEIGRIKTKNLYSEIIWDRNHVDVELSIAQQETTNRIDINSIVDFKDSTYIRLLPSTISVLDKRWTILPENSVAIMGKEWAFKNLGIMQLDQSISVNGNLSADSLKSLLFNVKNFDLTNINPLILRKLSGRLDAEVTLTNFYGLQNIQNTLFINDLKVDDFLVGSITGNNIWDPLGGKFNLEFLIDRLETRIVNCKGHYNPSDNQSPLNITANFNKANLKIFEPFIDDLFSQFQGTLSGNYRVTGALDEPILNGEGRLENGAMMINYLNTVYQFTGILGFSRNSIYFKDIDLTDINRNRGKLSGAITHTNFANMQIAMNGQFDDFQVLNTSAKDNDLFYGQAYASGRVAFTGPLDNLTISATATTRKNTRVYIPLTSGTSVEQKEYINFVSFKDSTYLASQQTEAGKKVKLTGVTIDFNLDVTPDAYCEIIFDLKAGDIIRGRGNGKIKLQLDTKGEFNMFGPFEFTEGWYNFTLYDIINKEFRIQPGSSIAWYGDPYQGTLKIDASYNQLASLAPILADQSLAAMPQVRRKYPVQVVLKLEGPMLSPQINFDIVGKDLPKSIPVEGRPPVSLDIEFIAFKSRLDEQELKRQVFSLIVLRRFSPPESFNTSGSLVNSVSELFSNQLSSWLSQVDENLEIDVDLGSMDQEAFNAFQLRMSYTFMNGRLRVTRDGTLGNQAQPTGGVDNRNDLAMAIGDWTVDYLLSADGKFKVKMYSRTNVNPLVNTLNAQNAITTGVSLMHTQSFNELKDLLKSNRDKNRRPVPEYPDQNDEALKEEDDGG, from the coding sequence ATGAACCTGCAAGTTATCAAAATTCGTGTATTGTTCTGGCTTAAAAGCATTATGCTTTATAGCTTATACGGCATACTGCTTCTTACCATAACAGGCTTTTTCATCATTCAAATACCGGCTGTGCAAAGCCGGATAACCAAACGGTACCTGAAATCATTCTCCGAGTCGACCGGTTTTAGCACTACCATAAAGCGAATGGAACTGCATTGGTTTGACCGCCTTTACCTGGAAGAAGTATCGATAGTTGATCCGGAAAACAACACCATGATTGGCGTAAAAAAACTGTTGATCAATTACCGGTTTTCAGATTTGCTAAAAGGTGGCAACATAAGCCTGGATGCTGTGATGGTGGAAGGTGCTGATGTGAACCTCATTAAAATTACAGACTCCGATTCGACACGCGACCTTAACATTAACATCTTTGTTGACCGGATCAATAAAATGTCGGGATCCTCGGGCGGAGGGGGCAGCACCCTGATCAACATTGGGGAAGCCTTGCTTCGTAATAGTCATTTTACTTACAACACCGATAGCGATAGTTTAAGCAGTGGCTTCGATCCGAACCACTTTTCAGTTAATATACCCGACATGGAACTTCAACGTTTCCTCATTCAGGGCGACACCATACAATTCAACCTTCGCAGCCTCACCGCAAAAGAAGATCGGTTAGATTTTTCTATCCATCAGTTTTCAACATTCTTTCGCATTTCGCAACAATCGCTGGAGTTTATCGGGCTTAAAGCCAATGTGGGGCAAAGCATTCTATCCGACACCATTATTTTCCGCTACGGAAGCCAACAAGACCTTGGCGACTTTGTAAGCAAAGTTAACATACACGCAAACTTTTCGAACACGATTATTCACCCGAATGACCTGGGCTTCTTTGCCCCCCTGCCCTCCGAACTGGTGGCACCCATTTCTGTGAATGGGGCATTTAACGGAAGGATTAATCGGTTCAGGTTAACCAACATGCATGTGCAGGTGGGTGAAACAAACCTGCAGGGTGCCCTTGAAATGGATGGGCTTCCCGACATCAATGAAACGTTTATTCTATTAAACCTCCGCGAATCACAACTCAACTTTAACGACCTCGCCTTTTTGTTCAGCGACAAATTAACGGCAAGGCTTAAACCGCTTGGCGTTTTGAATTTTCGAGGGCAGTTTTTGGGTTACCCTACCGACTTTGTAGCCAACGGAAACTTTGTTAGTTCCATTGGCAGCATTGCATCCGATATAAACCTTAAGATTAATGAAGAATCAATCGATCAAACCCGGTATGCCGGTAAACTTTCGCTCACCAATTTTAACCTTGGTCAATACCTTGGCGATACCCTGAATTTTCAAAAAGTTACAGTTAATGGAAAAATCAGCGGAAAAGGTTTAACCCAGGAAACCGCAGACTTCACCCTGGACGGAACAATACAATCCTTTGGGATAAGGAACTACAACTACACGAACATCACCACAAAAGCACGCTTTGCTTCGCAGTTCTTTAATGGACAATTAAAGATAAACGACCCTAACCTTGAGTTTAATGCCGAAGGATCGGTTGATTTACGAAACAACCGGAATGAAATAAAAATAACCGGTGCGCTGGATACAGCCTACCTGCATAACCTAAACCTCAGCCCCAAGGAGCTGTTCCTGCGGGCCGACCTGAATATTGATTTGAAAGGACTTGCCATTGACAGCTTGCTTGGAAAACTAAAACTTGAGAACTTCTTTATCCGCTACGATAGCCAGTCATTAAAATTACCCGACATTTCTTTCCAGGCCGATAAACTAAAGAACACGCGTAAGCTAAAATTAGAATCCACCCTGATAGATGCCGAAGTAACTGGCGATTTTTTCCTTACGGCCATGATCACTGACATGGGTAACCTTGTTAAAGAATTCAGGCTGAATGTTGAGAATAAACCAGAAGCCACCCTGGCTTATTACAAACAAAAGAAGAAAAGCCCGGGCAGGTATGCTGCAGATTTTGAGTTTAAAATAAAAAACATAGCCCCGATAATGGACCTTTTGGATATTGACCTTTCCATTAGTAAAAATACGTTTATCGATGGCCGGTACGCGAGTGGATCAACTTCCTCTATCCAGGCTTTTACGCTTATTGATTCCATACGCTATGGCCAGAATAATTTTTACAAAACAGAGTTTGAAATAAACGCCTCAAAAGTTGCTGATAGTACAAAGGCCTTGGCCATGGTCTTCCTCCATTCGCCCACCCAGGAAATTGGCCGGATAAAAACCAAAAACCTGTACAGCGAAATTATTTGGGACAGGAACCACGTTGATGTTGAGTTGAGCATCGCCCAACAGGAAACAACCAATCGGATTGATATTAACAGCATTGTTGATTTTAAAGACAGCACTTACATAAGACTGCTTCCGTCCACCATAAGTGTACTTGATAAAAGATGGACCATATTGCCTGAAAACTCAGTTGCCATTATGGGCAAAGAGTGGGCCTTCAAAAACCTGGGAATCATGCAACTCGACCAGTCCATCAGCGTCAATGGGAACCTGTCTGCCGATTCGTTAAAGAGTTTACTGTTCAACGTTAAAAATTTCGACCTTACCAACATCAACCCCCTCATCCTTCGAAAACTGAGCGGAAGGTTGGATGCTGAAGTTACCCTTACCAACTTTTATGGCTTGCAGAATATCCAGAATACCCTTTTTATCAATGACTTGAAAGTTGATGACTTTTTGGTGGGCAGCATTACCGGAAACAACATATGGGATCCCCTGGGGGGAAAATTTAATCTTGAATTTTTAATTGACCGGTTGGAAACCAGGATAGTCAACTGCAAAGGACATTACAATCCATCGGACAACCAGAGCCCGTTGAACATTACCGCCAATTTTAACAAAGCCAACCTCAAAATTTTTGAACCCTTCATCGATGATCTGTTCAGCCAATTCCAGGGAACCCTAAGCGGTAACTACCGTGTTACCGGGGCACTTGATGAACCCATATTAAACGGAGAAGGAAGGCTTGAGAACGGAGCAATGATGATTAACTACCTGAACACGGTATACCAGTTCACGGGCATTCTTGGCTTTTCCCGAAATTCAATTTACTTCAAAGACATAGACCTTACGGATATTAACCGAAACAGAGGTAAATTAAGCGGGGCCATAACGCATACCAACTTTGCCAACATGCAAATTGCCATGAACGGCCAGTTCGATGATTTTCAGGTGCTGAATACATCGGCCAAGGATAACGATCTGTTTTATGGCCAGGCGTATGCTTCCGGTCGGGTGGCATTTACAGGGCCCCTGGATAACCTAACCATATCGGCCACAGCCACCACGCGCAAAAACACGCGTGTTTACATTCCGCTTACAAGCGGAACTTCTGTTGAGCAAAAAGAATATATCAACTTTGTAAGCTTTAAAGATTCAACGTATCTCGCTTCACAACAAACTGAAGCCGGAAAGAAAGTAAAACTTACCGGAGTTACCATTGACTTTAACCTGGACGTTACACCCGATGCATATTGCGAGATAATTTTCGACCTGAAAGCCGGTGATATTATCCGCGGCCGCGGAAATGGAAAAATCAAATTACAACTGGATACCAAGGGCGAGTTTAATATGTTCGGCCCATTTGAGTTTACCGAAGGATGGTACAACTTCACATTGTATGACATCATCAATAAAGAATTCCGCATACAGCCCGGCAGCTCCATAGCCTGGTATGGCGATCCATACCAGGGCACCTTAAAGATTGATGCCAGTTACAATCAATTAGCATCACTGGCCCCTATTCTGGCCGATCAATCGTTGGCGGCCATGCCGCAGGTAAGGCGTAAATACCCTGTGCAGGTGGTGCTCAAACTTGAGGGGCCTATGCTGTCACCTCAAATCAATTTTGATATTGTTGGTAAGGACTTACCAAAATCAATTCCCGTTGAAGGAAGGCCGCCCGTATCGCTGGACATAGAATTTATAGCCTTTAAAAGCAGGCTTGATGAACAGGAATTGAAACGCCAGGTTTTTAGTTTGATAGTGCTGCGCAGGTTTTCACCTCCCGAATCTTTCAATACCAGCGGATCGTTGGTGAACAGCGTTAGTGAGTTGTTCTCTAATCAGCTTAGTTCATGGCTAAGCCAGGTAGATGAAAATCTTGAAATTGATGTGGACCTGGGCAGCATGGATCAGGAAGCATTCAATGCCTTTCAATTGCGTATGTCTTACACGTTTATGAACGGAAGGCTTCGCGTTACCCGCGATGGTACTTTGGGTAACCAGGCACAACCTACCGGAGGTGTGGATAACCGAAACGATTTGGCCATGGCCATTGGCGACTGGACTGTTGACTACCTGCTCTCAGCCGATGGAAAATTTAAGGTAAAAATGTACAGCCGCACCAATGTAAACCCGTTGGTAAACACACTAAATGCCCAAAATGCCATTACCACGGGGGTAAGCCTTATGCATACCCAAAGTTTTAATGAATTAAAAGACCTGTTGAAGTCCAACCGCGATAAGAACAGGAGGCCGGTGCCCGAATATCCGGATCAGAACGATGAGGCATTAAAAGAAGAAGATGATGGTGGTTAA
- the tsaD gene encoding tRNA (adenosine(37)-N6)-threonylcarbamoyltransferase complex transferase subunit TsaD, with amino-acid sequence MGPVILAIESSCDETSAAVIRNGKVLNNIIASQAVHHKYGGVVPELASRAHQRNIVAVVQESLTAADVAMTELDAIAFTRGPGLMGSLLVGVSFAKGLALALNKPLIEVNHMQAHVLSHFIDDPKPTFPFLCLTISGGHTQIIRVNDFLDMEVIGETQDDAVGEAFDKAAKIMGLPYPGGPLIDRYAQSGNELAFTFSKTIMPDLDFSFSGIKTSFLYFIRDAKKENPSFVENNLPDLCASIQHHLVGMLLEKLIMASHKTGIREIAIAGGVSANSALRKTLLAQAASRNWNVFIPAFEYCTDNAAMIAMAAHYKFLRDEFSTLDVAPLARMLL; translated from the coding sequence ATGGGTCCCGTCATACTTGCTATTGAATCATCGTGCGATGAAACATCTGCCGCTGTAATTAGAAACGGCAAGGTACTCAATAATATTATTGCCTCACAGGCGGTGCACCACAAATATGGCGGTGTTGTACCTGAGTTAGCTTCGCGCGCGCACCAACGTAATATCGTTGCCGTTGTACAGGAATCACTTACTGCTGCAGATGTTGCAATGACCGAACTGGATGCCATTGCGTTTACACGTGGGCCGGGCTTAATGGGTTCATTGTTGGTTGGTGTTTCTTTTGCCAAGGGGTTAGCCCTTGCCTTAAACAAACCGCTGATTGAAGTAAACCACATGCAGGCACATGTGTTATCGCATTTTATTGATGACCCAAAGCCAACCTTTCCTTTTCTGTGCCTTACCATTAGTGGCGGGCATACACAAATTATCCGGGTTAACGATTTTTTGGATATGGAGGTGATCGGTGAAACCCAGGACGATGCCGTGGGTGAAGCCTTCGATAAGGCTGCCAAAATTATGGGACTTCCATATCCGGGCGGGCCATTGATCGATCGGTATGCACAATCGGGTAATGAACTAGCGTTTACATTTTCAAAAACAATAATGCCCGACCTTGATTTTTCTTTTAGCGGTATAAAAACATCCTTCCTGTATTTTATCCGTGATGCCAAAAAGGAGAATCCCTCTTTTGTAGAGAATAATTTGCCCGACCTCTGTGCCAGCATCCAACATCATTTGGTCGGTATGTTGCTGGAAAAGCTGATTATGGCCAGCCATAAAACCGGGATACGGGAGATCGCCATAGCCGGTGGCGTGTCGGCTAACAGTGCCTTGCGAAAAACATTGCTGGCCCAAGCCGCAAGTAGAAATTGGAATGTATTTATTCCGGCTTTTGAATATTGCACCGACAATGCAGCAATGATTGCCATGGCTGCCCATTATAAATTTTTACGCGATGAGTTTAGCACGTTGGATGTTGCACCCCTGGCCAGAATGTTGTTGTAA
- the smpB gene encoding SsrA-binding protein SmpB, with translation MAKRFSNDINIRNKRAGFEYELLDKYIAGLVLKGTEIKSIKEGKVNLQDGYCYFNNGELFVKAVTITPYAQGTHYNHEAARERKLLLKRSELKKLEGKVEERGLTLVPVRLFINDRGFAKLEIALARGKKIHDKRDSIKERDVKRELSRIKF, from the coding sequence GTGGCCAAACGATTTTCAAACGATATTAACATCCGCAACAAACGGGCAGGCTTTGAGTACGAACTGTTGGACAAGTATATTGCCGGGCTTGTATTAAAGGGCACTGAGATAAAATCCATAAAGGAAGGTAAAGTGAACCTGCAGGATGGCTATTGTTACTTTAATAATGGCGAGTTGTTTGTAAAGGCAGTTACCATAACTCCATATGCCCAGGGCACACACTATAACCATGAAGCGGCACGCGAACGAAAATTGCTGTTAAAACGGTCGGAGCTTAAAAAACTTGAGGGAAAGGTGGAGGAGAGGGGGCTTACCCTGGTACCCGTACGCCTCTTTATCAACGATCGTGGATTTGCTAAATTGGAAATTGCCCTGGCGCGTGGAAAGAAAATTCATGATAAGCGCGACAGCATAAAAGAACGTGATGTCAAGCGGGAACTTAGTCGTATTAAATTTTAA
- a CDS encoding C40 family peptidase has product MVSNEQIDFGVSRLSLVPMRAEPSDKSEQVSQLLFGDHYEIHEISKDRNWLRIHMYYDQCEGWINVHQHHAITRDYYDYINRADFKISTDLTSSILYNKSPLPILLGSIIPISGSELFRMEEQFAFNGDSKSLGVKREVDFLRTIALKYLNAPYQWGGKSPFGIDAPGLVQMAFKINGYRLGRSIDEQMRQGKAVESLANALPGDLMFFTANSTRDQHVGLLIDREKILHASGKVRLDYVNEEGILNLDTKVYTHTLVSIRRVMAE; this is encoded by the coding sequence ATGGTGAGTAACGAACAAATTGATTTTGGGGTTAGCCGGTTAAGCCTGGTGCCCATGCGCGCTGAACCTTCCGATAAATCGGAGCAGGTAAGCCAGTTGTTGTTTGGCGACCACTACGAAATACATGAAATAAGCAAAGACCGCAACTGGCTTCGCATACACATGTACTACGATCAATGCGAAGGGTGGATCAATGTGCATCAACATCATGCCATTACACGCGACTATTACGATTACATTAACCGAGCAGATTTTAAAATTTCAACCGATTTAACGTCAAGCATACTTTACAATAAAAGTCCGTTACCTATTTTACTTGGCAGCATCATTCCTATATCAGGTTCGGAATTATTCAGGATGGAAGAACAGTTTGCGTTTAATGGCGACTCTAAAAGTCTCGGTGTAAAACGCGAGGTTGATTTTTTACGAACCATTGCGCTGAAATACCTGAATGCACCGTATCAATGGGGCGGCAAAAGCCCCTTTGGAATTGATGCCCCGGGGTTGGTACAAATGGCTTTTAAAATAAATGGCTACCGTCTGGGGCGTAGCATTGATGAGCAAATGCGACAGGGCAAAGCCGTTGAAAGCCTGGCCAATGCTTTACCTGGCGACCTTATGTTTTTTACCGCTAACTCCACTCGCGATCAGCATGTTGGATTGTTGATTGATCGGGAGAAAATTCTCCATGCCTCTGGTAAAGTGCGGTTGGATTACGTAAACGAAGAAGGCATATTAAACCTCGACACAAAAGTCTATACCCATACATTGGTATCGATAAGAAGGGTAATGGCTGAGTAG
- a CDS encoding HNH endonuclease, which yields MNSRVLVLNQDYSPLMVCSVQRAFLLVYLNKSEMIRPANGHKLHSVSQSFPMPSVIRLNRYVRAPYKGVALTRQNIFKRDNFECQYCGTRKDLTLDHIIPSSKGGQHTWVNLVTACKRCNAKKGDYTPEEAGMPLHKKPHKPTYSLFLRELSDHHGNEWDEFLG from the coding sequence ATGAATAGCAGGGTTTTGGTATTAAATCAGGATTACAGCCCATTGATGGTTTGCTCCGTTCAGCGCGCTTTTTTGCTGGTATACCTGAACAAAAGCGAAATGATACGTCCGGCAAATGGGCATAAATTGCATTCGGTTAGCCAGAGTTTTCCTATGCCATCGGTAATCCGGCTTAACCGGTATGTACGCGCCCCTTACAAGGGTGTGGCACTTACCCGACAAAATATTTTTAAACGCGATAACTTCGAGTGCCAGTATTGCGGTACACGAAAGGACCTCACATTAGATCACATTATTCCAAGTTCAAAAGGCGGGCAGCACACCTGGGTAAACCTGGTGACTGCCTGTAAAAGATGTAACGCAAAGAAAGGCGACTATACCCCCGAGGAGGCTGGTATGCCGCTACACAAAAAACCACACAAGCCTACTTACTCACTTTTTTTACGCGAATTATCCGACCACCATGGAAATGAGTGGGATGAGTTTTTGGGTTAA
- a CDS encoding GHKL domain-containing protein, whose protein sequence is MLSDFRSRVFFRVLLIGLSIALFIYMLGNDNMLFAAILTCLIIVLQLAELFRFVSQTNRKLTRFLESVKYSDFISGFTADHKLGKSFKDLNIAFNEVLEAFRKARSEKEEHWQYLNTVVQQVRTGILSYDAEGNIQLINTNARKFMNVQAINSIHELNERNHKLYQAIVETEAGKSNLYKGNNELYLTIQATELRIRGNDVRLITLQNIQPELQKQELEAWQNLTRVLRHEIMNSITPISSLTSTLKDVLRYDLQERDGHYELKAEGATDLKEGLETIENRSKGLIKFIDAYREYTSLPKPKLKSIRLKDLIEKVATLMKPDIKKHNIQFTYSCSSDYLTIQADEEMIEQVLINLLKNAVEALSETEKPTLELRGEYDESSVKILVIDNGAGIIKEAIDKIFVPFYTTKKTGSGIGLSLSRQIMQMHNGSINVESAPDVMTVFTLRF, encoded by the coding sequence ATGCTAAGCGACTTCCGGTCACGTGTATTTTTTCGTGTTCTCCTAATCGGCTTATCGATTGCCCTGTTCATTTACATGCTCGGCAACGATAATATGTTGTTTGCCGCAATACTAACCTGCCTTATCATCGTTCTTCAACTAGCCGAACTTTTTCGCTTCGTAAGCCAAACCAACCGAAAACTGACCCGCTTTCTTGAATCGGTAAAATACTCCGATTTCATTTCGGGTTTCACGGCCGATCATAAACTTGGAAAAAGCTTTAAGGACCTGAACATTGCCTTTAATGAAGTGCTGGAGGCATTCCGAAAAGCACGTTCAGAAAAAGAAGAACACTGGCAATACCTCAATACTGTTGTGCAGCAGGTTCGCACGGGTATTTTATCCTATGATGCCGAAGGGAATATTCAATTGATTAATACCAACGCCCGAAAGTTCATGAATGTGCAGGCGATAAACAGCATCCACGAATTGAACGAGAGGAACCATAAACTTTACCAGGCGATTGTAGAAACAGAGGCCGGCAAAAGCAACCTGTATAAAGGAAACAACGAACTCTATTTAACCATACAGGCAACTGAACTTCGCATACGTGGCAACGATGTTCGCCTGATAACCTTGCAGAACATCCAACCTGAATTGCAAAAGCAGGAACTGGAAGCCTGGCAAAACCTTACGCGTGTACTACGGCACGAGATCATGAACTCCATAACACCTATTTCATCGCTTACATCAACCCTAAAGGATGTGTTGCGCTATGATTTACAAGAACGTGATGGACATTACGAACTAAAAGCCGAAGGCGCAACCGATTTAAAAGAAGGATTGGAAACCATTGAAAACCGGAGTAAAGGATTGATCAAATTTATTGATGCCTACCGCGAATACACTTCACTGCCGAAACCAAAATTGAAATCCATACGATTGAAAGACTTGATCGAGAAGGTGGCTACGCTGATGAAGCCGGATATCAAAAAACATAATATCCAATTCACATACTCCTGTTCATCTGATTACCTGACCATTCAGGCCGATGAAGAGATGATAGAACAAGTGTTGATTAACCTTTTAAAGAATGCTGTTGAAGCCCTATCGGAAACCGAAAAGCCAACCCTTGAATTGCGTGGCGAATACGATGAAAGCTCTGTTAAAATTCTGGTGATCGATAATGGTGCTGGCATTATAAAGGAAGCTATCGATAAAATTTTTGTTCCTTTTTACACAACTAAAAAAACCGGCTCGGGTATTGGCCTGAGTTTATCGCGGCAAATCATGCAAATGCACAACGGCTCCATTAATGTTGAATCTGCCCCGGATGTAATGACGGTGTTTACGCTCAGGTTTTAA